In one Shewanella loihica PV-4 genomic region, the following are encoded:
- a CDS encoding FAD:protein FMN transferase, whose product MSPLADLDDQQAVISDESEYPFVDSQYGRKNLKGLRGEFMAMASRCELLARPKQAGSKAQDDKIDQERITQAFSRAMAEVKCIEAKYSRFSENSVLTQINRGAGDWQAIDDETLGLLKFAEHCYRLSQGRFDVTAEPVLALWPFGAGESAAPPSDSKIEAALAQVGFERLIIEDNHFFLPYGMGIDLGGIAKEYAADRAVEVLRRELPEYDLLVNLGGDMIASPGCERPWQIGIEDPHKLDTPARVVTLKSGALATSGHSRRYLLHQGKRYGHIIDPSTGYPIKGAPISVSVFAPSCVVAGMLATLAMLQGEGAEDFLSRQGVVHHIIRG is encoded by the coding sequence TTGTCGCCGCTTGCTGATCTAGACGATCAACAGGCGGTTATCTCGGATGAAAGCGAATATCCGTTCGTCGATAGCCAATATGGACGCAAAAACCTTAAGGGACTGAGGGGCGAGTTCATGGCCATGGCCAGTCGCTGTGAGTTGCTGGCGCGCCCTAAGCAAGCAGGTAGCAAGGCTCAAGATGACAAGATTGACCAAGAGCGAATAACTCAGGCCTTCAGTCGCGCCATGGCCGAGGTTAAGTGCATCGAGGCTAAGTACAGCCGCTTTAGCGAGAACAGCGTATTAACTCAAATCAATCGCGGCGCCGGAGACTGGCAAGCGATCGACGATGAAACCCTTGGTCTACTCAAGTTTGCCGAGCATTGTTACCGACTTAGCCAAGGCCGTTTTGATGTGACCGCAGAGCCCGTATTGGCCCTCTGGCCATTCGGCGCTGGAGAGAGTGCAGCCCCGCCGAGTGATAGCAAGATAGAGGCAGCGCTTGCTCAGGTAGGCTTCGAGCGGCTGATTATCGAAGATAACCACTTTTTTCTACCTTATGGCATGGGGATCGATCTTGGTGGGATCGCCAAAGAGTACGCCGCCGACAGGGCTGTAGAGGTTCTGCGTCGTGAGCTGCCCGAATATGATCTCTTAGTGAATCTTGGCGGCGATATGATTGCCTCTCCAGGCTGCGAGAGGCCCTGGCAGATAGGGATAGAAGATCCCCACAAGCTAGATACCCCCGCACGTGTGGTGACGCTGAAATCTGGCGCGCTGGCCACCAGCGGACACTCCCGGCGTTATCTGCTGCACCAAGGAAAGCGCTATGGCCACATCATCGACCCCAGCACTGGGTACCCCATCAAAGGCGCGCCAATATCGGTCAGTGTGTTTGCGCCTTCTTGTGTCGTCGCCGGCATGCTGGCGACTCTGGCCATGTTACAGGGGGAGGGAGCCGAAGACTTTCTATCTCGTCAGGGCGTCGTTCATCACATCATCCGTGGCTAG
- a CDS encoding DUF6678 family protein — protein MRLDLKSYIIKLIDSNGIFGVMNNTKWNNLLVALSDIDELLSYRVTYIDGSTWPESDSSYQYASELAQIWGNFRAIHFIDIDARISHSRGVLLEPEVLDHRDKVIAICKEQNTKISLTECGVRIWGYFQHGKDIEIYKYT, from the coding sequence ATGCGTTTAGATTTAAAGTCATATATCATTAAACTAATTGATAGTAATGGTATTTTTGGTGTTATGAATAACACTAAGTGGAACAATTTGCTTGTAGCATTGAGCGATATCGATGAGCTACTAAGCTACCGAGTTACCTACATTGATGGGTCAACATGGCCGGAAAGTGACTCTAGCTATCAATATGCCAGTGAACTGGCACAAATATGGGGAAACTTTCGAGCAATACATTTTATTGATATTGACGCTCGTATCTCTCATTCAAGAGGCGTTTTGCTGGAGCCAGAAGTTCTAGATCATAGGGATAAGGTCATTGCTATATGTAAAGAGCAAAATACTAAAATATCTCTCACAGAGTGTGGTGTTAGAATTTGGGGCTATTTTCAGCACGGTAAAGATATAGAAATTTATAAATACACATAG